A genomic window from Streptomyces brevispora includes:
- a CDS encoding TIGR02680 family protein has translation MTNALPEPLRTRWQPLRIGLVDLFHYDVEEFHFRDGRLLLRGNNGTGKSKVLALTLPFLLDGDLSPRRVEPDGDPGKRMEWNLLLGGEHPHTERLGYTWIEFGRLDATSGESHFRTLLCGLKAVSGRGIARHWYAVTGQRVQHGPDTPAEGFLSLVDATGTALSRDRLVEAVTGHGMVYDQARTYRRAVDEALFGLGEQRYGALVDLLVQLRQPQLSKRPNEAALSRALTEALPPVDQAVIADVAEAFRSLDEEKAELTAASAAERAAADFLEHYRRYARIATRRRARLPRAEHSRYEQRQRDLTEAQGQQARAEEERQAAAELTAVLEEQHNRLRAQDAALRESPEMRSARNLDQAHHEVDRTARAAERARSDREQAVRLHHKGLERLGAAENRLRAADQHARETYRQAGDAAAAARVVLPGNDGLHGGLPSGLPSCLNDSLHDGRTVSELRSSVEQSVERGRRALTHVVGLARIAAQASEERRNQAVRLDEADADLAEAAAELGLAEQDVAHAGRALLDAVRTRARGWTELAYPDEPGLLDELQEWVDRLNGPYPARAEAARAHSAASARLAEQTAGAALRRTELTGRAGGLRQELAALEAGGRRPPQPPPTRTAGLRERLTGAPLWRLVDFEDELSEKERAGLEAALEASGMLDAWVLPDGAVLTADSHEVLLAPAAGPVRGTSLARLLCPAVDHGDAGAAAVGEDTVARLLTAIGTGPEADEPRGERSGERGAEPSGERSGDQRAEPADELGGEAGTWAAVDGRFRVGALTGRWTKASAEYIGEGAREAARRSRVAAIRAELGLLQGELATIAELAATVAARRRVLETEVADVPDEGALTRAHARVAVAAESLHRTGERREERAAALVEAAERSESAAADLTRTAEDLRMPADEEGLTAVRDALGSLAAVLAALWPALRERGEAGGQAADERAEAGQAAERAAELTARTKEAESEAAAADERFSALRSTVGAAVDELQRMLAQTAEALRTCESEQRAGHRRHAEADRAAGKAEGRIEQLHEGLREAAEARTEAVAALQRFTDTGLMAVALPGIAVPAVDGGTWAATPAITLARAVDAGLSATDDSDSAWERVQRRLSEEFKTLQDTLSRHGHSASARMVEDGMVVDIVYQGRERAVPELAGALAAEVGELARILSAREREILETHLVTEVAGTLQELIGAAERQVRDMNVELEERPTSTGMRLRLVWRASRKAPAGLAQARDRLRRSADIWTAEDRAAVGEFLQEQIARQHTDDASGSWLDHLTAALDYRTWHEFGVERHQHGRWVPATGPASGGERVLAVSVPLFAAASSHYASAGSPYAPRLVTLDEAFAGVDDDSRAKCLGLLHAFDLDVVMTSEREWACYPQVPGIAIAQLSRIDEVAAVLVTRWEWDGTRRRRGPDPARPEHSIPVPRAEAAGGGPDPLWN, from the coding sequence GTGACCAACGCACTTCCCGAACCGCTCCGCACCCGCTGGCAGCCTCTGCGGATCGGGCTCGTCGACCTCTTCCACTACGACGTGGAGGAGTTCCACTTCCGTGACGGGCGTCTGCTGCTGCGAGGCAACAACGGCACCGGCAAATCCAAGGTGCTCGCGCTCACGCTGCCCTTCCTCCTCGACGGCGACCTGAGCCCGCGACGGGTGGAACCGGACGGTGATCCGGGGAAGCGGATGGAGTGGAACCTCCTGCTCGGCGGCGAGCACCCGCACACCGAACGCCTCGGCTACACCTGGATCGAGTTCGGCAGACTCGACGCGACCAGTGGGGAGAGCCACTTCCGTACGCTGCTGTGCGGACTGAAGGCGGTGAGCGGACGCGGGATCGCCCGGCACTGGTACGCGGTCACCGGGCAGCGCGTCCAGCACGGACCCGATACACCCGCGGAAGGGTTCCTCAGCCTGGTCGACGCCACCGGCACGGCCCTCTCGAGGGACCGTCTCGTCGAAGCCGTCACCGGCCACGGCATGGTGTACGACCAGGCCAGGACGTACCGCAGAGCCGTCGACGAGGCACTGTTCGGGCTCGGCGAGCAGCGCTACGGCGCCCTGGTCGACCTGCTCGTCCAGCTGCGTCAGCCCCAGCTGTCCAAGCGCCCCAACGAGGCAGCCCTGTCCCGCGCGCTCACCGAGGCCCTGCCACCGGTGGACCAGGCCGTCATCGCCGACGTGGCCGAGGCGTTCCGCTCGCTCGACGAGGAGAAGGCCGAACTGACGGCCGCCTCCGCGGCGGAGCGTGCCGCCGCCGACTTCCTGGAGCACTACCGGCGCTACGCCCGCATCGCCACCCGCCGCCGCGCCCGGCTGCCCCGCGCCGAGCACTCCCGCTACGAGCAACGCCAACGCGACCTCACCGAGGCGCAGGGACAACAGGCCAGGGCCGAGGAGGAGCGGCAGGCGGCAGCGGAGCTCACCGCCGTGCTGGAGGAACAGCACAACCGGCTCCGCGCCCAGGACGCCGCCCTGCGGGAGAGCCCCGAGATGCGCAGCGCCAGGAATCTCGACCAGGCACACCACGAGGTGGATCGCACGGCGCGCGCGGCAGAGCGTGCGCGGAGCGACCGGGAACAGGCGGTACGGCTGCACCACAAGGGCCTGGAGCGGCTCGGGGCAGCCGAGAACCGGCTGCGGGCGGCCGACCAGCACGCCAGGGAAACCTATCGGCAGGCGGGCGACGCGGCCGCCGCCGCCCGGGTCGTCCTGCCGGGCAACGACGGGCTGCACGGCGGACTGCCCAGCGGGCTGCCCAGCTGCCTGAACGACAGCCTGCACGACGGGCGCACCGTGAGTGAACTGCGCAGCTCCGTCGAGCAGTCCGTGGAGCGGGGCCGACGTGCGCTCACCCATGTGGTGGGCCTCGCCCGGATCGCCGCCCAGGCCTCGGAGGAACGGCGCAACCAGGCCGTCCGGCTGGACGAGGCCGATGCTGACCTGGCCGAGGCCGCGGCGGAGCTCGGCCTGGCCGAGCAGGACGTGGCGCACGCCGGACGGGCACTGCTGGACGCAGTTCGCACCCGCGCCCGTGGCTGGACCGAACTCGCCTATCCGGATGAGCCCGGTCTGCTGGACGAACTCCAGGAATGGGTGGACCGCCTCAACGGTCCCTACCCGGCGCGGGCCGAGGCCGCGCGCGCCCATAGCGCGGCCTCCGCGCGCCTGGCCGAGCAGACGGCCGGGGCCGCCCTGCGCCGGACCGAACTCACCGGACGGGCCGGCGGGCTGCGGCAGGAACTGGCCGCGCTGGAGGCCGGCGGGCGGCGTCCGCCGCAGCCGCCGCCCACCCGTACCGCCGGTCTGCGTGAACGGCTGACGGGCGCCCCCCTGTGGCGGCTGGTGGACTTCGAGGACGAGCTCTCCGAGAAGGAACGCGCCGGTCTTGAGGCCGCCTTGGAGGCGTCCGGGATGCTGGATGCCTGGGTGCTCCCCGACGGCGCGGTACTCACCGCCGACAGCCACGAGGTGCTGCTCGCCCCGGCCGCGGGCCCGGTCCGGGGCACGTCGCTCGCGCGGCTGCTGTGCCCGGCCGTGGACCACGGGGACGCCGGGGCCGCGGCGGTGGGCGAGGACACGGTGGCCCGGCTGCTCACCGCGATCGGCACCGGGCCGGAAGCCGATGAGCCGAGAGGTGAACGGAGTGGCGAACGGGGTGCTGAGCCGAGCGGTGAACGGAGTGGTGACCAGCGTGCTGAGCCGGCCGATGAGCTGGGTGGCGAAGCCGGAACCTGGGCGGCGGTCGACGGCCGTTTCCGGGTCGGCGCGCTGACGGGCCGCTGGACCAAGGCCTCCGCCGAGTACATCGGCGAGGGCGCGAGGGAGGCCGCACGGCGATCCCGTGTCGCAGCCATCCGTGCCGAACTCGGCCTGCTTCAGGGAGAACTGGCCACCATCGCGGAACTGGCCGCCACGGTGGCCGCCCGCCGGCGGGTCCTGGAGACCGAGGTGGCGGACGTACCGGACGAAGGTGCCCTTACTCGCGCGCACGCGCGAGTGGCGGTCGCCGCCGAGTCCCTGCACCGGACCGGTGAACGGCGTGAGGAGCGGGCCGCCGCACTGGTGGAGGCGGCTGAGCGGAGCGAGTCGGCCGCGGCCGATCTCACCCGGACCGCCGAGGACCTGCGCATGCCGGCCGACGAGGAAGGGCTGACCGCGGTGCGTGACGCGCTCGGCTCCCTCGCCGCCGTGCTGGCCGCCCTCTGGCCCGCCCTGCGTGAACGCGGCGAGGCCGGCGGACAGGCGGCGGACGAGCGTGCCGAGGCCGGGCAGGCCGCAGAGCGGGCCGCGGAGCTCACAGCACGCACCAAGGAGGCGGAGAGCGAGGCAGCAGCCGCCGACGAGCGCTTCAGCGCTCTGCGCTCCACGGTCGGCGCCGCCGTCGACGAACTCCAGCGCATGCTGGCACAGACCGCGGAAGCGCTGCGCACGTGCGAGAGCGAGCAGCGGGCCGGCCACCGGCGCCACGCCGAGGCGGACAGGGCGGCGGGCAAGGCCGAAGGCCGTATCGAGCAGTTGCACGAAGGGCTGAGAGAGGCGGCAGAGGCGCGTACGGAGGCCGTTGCCGCGCTCCAGCGGTTCACCGATACCGGGTTGATGGCCGTGGCGCTGCCCGGCATCGCGGTGCCCGCCGTGGACGGCGGCACGTGGGCCGCCACCCCTGCCATCACGCTGGCCCGCGCCGTCGACGCGGGACTGTCTGCCACCGACGACTCCGACAGCGCCTGGGAACGGGTACAGCGCCGGCTCAGTGAGGAGTTCAAGACCCTCCAGGACACGCTGTCCCGGCACGGGCACAGCGCTTCTGCCCGGATGGTGGAGGACGGCATGGTCGTCGACATCGTCTATCAGGGCCGCGAACGAGCCGTACCGGAACTGGCCGGGGCGCTGGCCGCCGAGGTCGGCGAACTGGCCCGCATCCTGTCCGCGCGGGAACGGGAGATCCTGGAGACCCATCTGGTCACCGAGGTCGCGGGGACGCTCCAGGAGCTGATCGGTGCGGCCGAGCGGCAGGTGCGGGACATGAACGTCGAGCTGGAGGAGCGGCCGACCTCCACCGGCATGCGGCTGAGGCTGGTGTGGCGGGCATCCCGCAAGGCTCCCGCCGGGCTCGCCCAGGCCAGGGACCGGCTGCGCCGGTCGGCCGACATCTGGACCGCCGAGGACCGCGCGGCCGTGGGCGAGTTCCTTCAGGAGCAGATCGCGCGTCAGCACACCGACGACGCCTCGGGCAGCTGGCTGGATCACCTCACCGCCGCACTCGACTACCGGACCTGGCACGAGTTCGGGGTCGAGCGGCACCAGCACGGCCGCTGGGTACCGGCCACGGGACCGGCGTCGGGCGGCGAGAGGGTGCTGGCCGTCTCGGTGCCGCTGTTCGCCGCCGCGTCCTCCCACTACGCGAGCGCGGGCAGCCCGTACGCACCGCGCCTGGTCACCCTCGACGAGGCGTTCGCCGGAGTGGACGACGACTCGCGCGCCAAGTGCCTCGGACTGCTGCACGCCTTCGACCTCGACGTCGTGATGACCAGCGAACGCGAGTGGGCCTGCTACCCCCAGGTGCCCGGCATCGCCATCGCCCAACTGTCCCGGATCGACGAGGTCGCGGCGGTGCTCGTCACCCGGTGGGAGTGGGATGGCACACGAAGGCGGCGCGGTCCGGACCCGGCGAGGCCCGAGCACTCGATTCCCGTACCCCGGGCCGAAGCGGCCGGTGGCGGACCGGACCCGCTGTGGAACTGA
- a CDS encoding TIGR02679 family protein: MELTPEAAGGGPDPLEPTPVTAVTVDDVRLRRLLGDPGLGWLVDRARRRLERGQPLTGPVSLSAATADQRAVAERLLGRAPGGGRSLSVRLDAVDDLLRRSGISPAGLAAAVVALTGPVTLLDQARAEEQRAWREAYAPLDALADEVPALQGWAERLRSGGQVRRLTGVPTEAADLLGRTATVLRALPVEPPVSLPAFSSRLLGSAHALDEGTPLCTLTLSGVRALTGSPDGSGAQWRREVWASAGLLRDELSSTVLALNLRGTPALDWMADAGEPAVLTLRQLTRCPPLSAPPTVRICENPAVLAAAADTYGAHCAPLVCLQGQPSAAALALLRHLHTHGARFRYHGDFDWGGLRIAAALLRRVPWSPWRYTAADYRAAVRTLPAGPPLAGARCDAPWDPELPEALEQSGVRLEEEAVLNDLLSDLGRGRPTLSMSTP, encoded by the coding sequence GTGGAACTGACTCCCGAAGCGGCCGGCGGCGGACCGGACCCGCTGGAACCGACGCCCGTCACGGCCGTGACCGTCGATGACGTACGGCTGCGTAGACTCCTCGGCGACCCGGGACTCGGCTGGCTGGTCGACCGTGCGCGCCGACGCCTGGAGCGCGGGCAGCCGCTCACCGGACCGGTCTCGCTGAGTGCGGCCACCGCAGACCAACGAGCAGTCGCGGAAAGACTGTTGGGGCGTGCTCCGGGCGGTGGGCGGTCCTTGTCCGTGCGCCTCGACGCTGTGGACGACCTGTTGCGTCGCTCCGGAATCAGCCCAGCGGGGCTCGCCGCGGCAGTGGTCGCGCTCACCGGGCCGGTCACGCTCCTCGACCAGGCCCGGGCCGAGGAACAGCGGGCCTGGCGGGAGGCGTACGCTCCGCTCGACGCCCTGGCCGACGAGGTCCCCGCCCTCCAGGGCTGGGCCGAGCGGCTCCGGAGCGGCGGGCAGGTGCGGCGCCTCACAGGTGTGCCAACCGAGGCGGCCGATCTGCTCGGCCGCACCGCCACCGTCCTGCGCGCCCTCCCGGTCGAGCCACCGGTTTCGCTTCCCGCGTTCTCCTCCCGACTCCTCGGCAGCGCACACGCGTTGGACGAAGGAACCCCGCTCTGCACCCTCACTCTCTCCGGCGTCCGGGCACTGACGGGCTCTCCGGACGGAAGCGGCGCGCAGTGGCGACGCGAGGTATGGGCATCGGCGGGACTCCTGCGTGACGAGCTGTCCTCGACCGTGCTCGCCCTGAACCTGCGGGGCACACCTGCCCTGGACTGGATGGCCGACGCGGGCGAGCCCGCCGTACTGACCCTGCGGCAGCTGACCCGATGCCCGCCCCTCTCCGCGCCACCGACGGTCCGGATCTGCGAGAACCCGGCCGTACTCGCCGCGGCCGCCGACACGTACGGCGCTCACTGCGCACCCCTGGTCTGTCTCCAGGGGCAGCCGTCCGCCGCCGCCCTCGCCCTCCTGCGCCACCTCCACACGCACGGCGCCCGCTTCCGCTACCACGGGGACTTCGACTGGGGCGGCCTGCGTATCGCCGCCGCACTGCTGCGCCGGGTGCCCTGGAGCCCTTGGCGCTACACCGCGGCCGACTACCGCGCCGCGGTGCGCACGCTGCCCGCCGGCCCACCCCTCGCGGGGGCCCGGTGCGATGCTCCGTGGGACCCGGAACTTCCGGAGGCGCTGGAGCAGTCAGGTGTGCGGCTGGAGGAGGAGGCGGTGCTGAACGACCTGCTGTCCGATCTCGGACGAGGGAGGCCGACTTTGTCCATGTCTACGCCATGA
- a CDS encoding TIGR02678 family protein, translated as MTTPLAEVLDGQHAAELRKAARALLKQPLLLSHGKHAQEFRLVRRHASELREWFDRNTGWPLHVDAETARLRKIPGVLHDSTHPACDATRAAAPFTRRRYVLLCLALAALERGEAQIALGRLADQVVLDATDPGLVASGIQFTLDRRDERLDLAAVVRLLLGLGVLRRVAGDEDAYVNGAGDVLYDVERRALAGLLATRRGPSTVQAEATADRLAQLVAETALDSDDLRFRAMRQTLTRRLLDDPVLYYDELSDAELSYLTRQRGFLTARVAELTGLVPEIRAEGIAMVDPEDDLTDVRMPEQGTHGHITLLLAEYLAGAGRPVTTDQLARRVRELAAVHGTFWAKAAREPGTEAELVEQAVARLAALGLVSRTADGAEPRPALARYAVGEPLVLEAGKVRLPAQRKARQA; from the coding sequence ATGACCACGCCACTGGCCGAAGTGCTCGACGGTCAGCACGCCGCTGAGCTCCGCAAGGCCGCCCGCGCCCTGCTGAAGCAGCCTCTTCTCCTCTCCCACGGCAAGCACGCGCAGGAGTTCCGGCTCGTGCGACGGCACGCCTCCGAACTCCGCGAGTGGTTCGACCGCAACACCGGCTGGCCGCTCCATGTGGACGCCGAGACCGCCCGGTTGCGCAAGATCCCCGGGGTGCTCCACGACTCCACACACCCCGCATGTGATGCGACCCGCGCCGCCGCCCCCTTCACCCGCCGCCGCTACGTCCTGCTCTGCCTGGCCCTCGCCGCCCTGGAGCGCGGCGAGGCGCAGATCGCTCTCGGCCGTCTCGCCGACCAGGTCGTCCTCGACGCCACCGATCCCGGGCTCGTCGCGTCGGGCATCCAGTTCACGCTCGACCGCCGGGACGAGCGCCTCGACCTCGCGGCCGTCGTGCGGCTCCTGCTCGGTCTCGGCGTGCTGCGCCGGGTCGCCGGAGACGAGGACGCATATGTGAACGGCGCGGGTGACGTGCTCTACGACGTGGAACGCCGGGCGCTGGCAGGACTGCTCGCGACGCGCCGCGGGCCCTCCACCGTGCAGGCCGAAGCCACCGCTGACCGGCTGGCGCAGCTCGTCGCCGAAACCGCCCTGGACAGCGACGACCTCCGCTTCCGCGCGATGCGGCAGACACTCACCCGCAGGCTGCTCGACGACCCGGTGCTCTACTACGACGAGCTGAGCGACGCCGAACTCAGCTACCTCACCAGGCAGCGGGGGTTCCTCACCGCCCGGGTGGCCGAGCTGACCGGTCTGGTGCCCGAGATCCGGGCCGAAGGCATCGCCATGGTCGATCCCGAGGACGACCTCACCGACGTACGGATGCCCGAGCAGGGCACCCACGGCCACATCACCCTGCTGCTCGCCGAGTACCTGGCCGGAGCGGGCAGACCGGTCACCACCGACCAGCTCGCCCGGCGGGTGCGGGAACTCGCCGCCGTGCACGGCACGTTCTGGGCCAAGGCCGCGCGGGAGCCGGGCACGGAGGCCGAGCTCGTCGAGCAGGCCGTCGCCCGGCTCGCCGCCCTCGGCCTGGTCTCCCGGACCGCCGACGGGGCCGAGCCCCGCCCCGCGCTGGCCCGTTACGCGGTCGGCGAACCGCTCGTACTCGAAGCCGGCAAAGTACGCCTGCCGGCACAGCGAAAGGCCCGCCAGGCGTGA
- a CDS encoding enoyl-CoA hydratase/isomerase family protein — protein MTETTGTLPRPSRKAIGIEQDGPVLHVRLNPWEQDDVLGIAVLDDLLLLLDDLHERPDIRILTLSSLGTDFCLGADRNEYQEALAADPTGVGLRRIADKAHRLCQALENTQAVTIARLHGRVVGAGLALASFCDLRAGADTCRFRMPEVGIGLPPAWGGAMGRLVSEAGAARIRELMLTCDVFDADTAHRLGLLHKTAPLDRLDEVIGAWTRPLVRRSPEALVLTKRMLAGYARADRTADVSLLDSHLLTAHINQQRGPDPTATR, from the coding sequence ACTCCATGTCCGGCTCAATCCCTGGGAGCAGGACGACGTACTGGGCATCGCCGTACTCGACGATCTCCTCCTCCTGCTCGACGACCTCCACGAACGCCCGGACATCCGCATCCTGACGCTGTCGTCACTGGGCACGGACTTCTGCCTGGGCGCCGACCGCAACGAGTACCAGGAGGCGCTCGCCGCCGATCCGACCGGCGTCGGGCTGCGACGCATCGCGGACAAGGCCCACCGCCTGTGCCAGGCGCTGGAGAACACCCAGGCGGTCACGATCGCCCGGCTCCACGGCCGGGTCGTCGGTGCCGGGCTCGCACTCGCCTCGTTCTGCGACCTGCGGGCGGGGGCGGACACCTGCCGCTTCCGGATGCCGGAGGTCGGCATCGGGCTCCCACCCGCCTGGGGAGGAGCGATGGGCCGCCTGGTCTCCGAAGCCGGCGCCGCCAGAATCCGCGAACTCATGCTCACCTGCGACGTCTTCGACGCGGACACCGCCCACCGCCTCGGCCTCCTCCACAAAACCGCCCCGCTCGACCGGCTGGACGAGGTCATCGGCGCCTGGACTCGGCCGCTCGTCCGCCGCTCGCCCGAGGCCCTGGTCCTCACCAAGCGCATGCTGGCCGGCTACGCACGGGCCGACCGAACGGCGGACGTCTCCCTGCTCGACTCCCACCTGCTCACCGCCCACATCAACCAGCAACGAGGCCCGGACCCGACCGCCACCCGGTGA